The Paramisgurnus dabryanus chromosome 1, PD_genome_1.1, whole genome shotgun sequence genome includes a window with the following:
- the LOC135743120 gene encoding pancreatic secretory granule membrane major glycoprotein GP2-like: MIQITVCAGISSLESRDKHFFVFAVTSVGCPNPHDNTVKLLQNGVSTSIRFSFRMFVFSSDSTKVYLHCAVHLCILANNYCSAHCGSGYHQRVGRSLDFHDSSSISMGPFVWSDGNAEKWAPELAQVSGAPGLCGCLMILLVSLLSACTIF; the protein is encoded by the exons ATGATCCAGATTACAGTCTGCGCTGGGATCTCATCACTGGAGAGTAGAGACAAACATTTCTTTGTGTTTGCTGtaaccagtgttgg GTGTCCAAATCCACATGATAACACAGTGAAGCTTCTTCAGAATGGTGTTTCAACATCCATCCGTTTCTCCTTCAGGATGTTTGTCTTCAGCTCAGACTCCACTAAAGTTTACCTGCACTGTGCTGTTCATCTTTGTATTCTGGCCAACAATTACTGCTCAGCG CACTGTGGCTCTGGATATCACCAGAGGGTCGGTAGGTCTTTGGACTTCCATGACAGTTCTTCAATATCCATGGGTCCTTTCGTCTGGTCTGATGGAAATGCAG AAAAATGGGCTCCAGAATTAGCGCAAGTGTCCGGAGCTCCAGGTCTGTGCGGTTGTTTGATGATACTTCTGGTTTCACTCCTGAGTGCCTGCACCATCTTCTAG